CGGCCTCTCGCCGAGCGCCGTCGCGATCGGTCTCGCCGGGCTCGAGCGCGCCGGCATCGCGCTGCGCGGCCGGTTCACGCCCGACGCGCGCGAGGAGGAGTGGTGCGAGCGGCGCCTCCTCGCCCGCATCCACCGCCTGACCCTCGGTCGCCTGCGCCGGGAGATCGAGCCCGTCTCCGCCGCCGACCTGATGCGCTTCCTCTTCCGCTGGCAGCACGTGCAGCCGGGGACGCAGCTCCACGGCCGCGACGGGCTCCTCGAGGTGATCGGCCAGCTCCAGGGGCTCGAGCTGCCGGCGCGCGCCTGGGAGACTCAGGTGCTGCCGGCGCGCATCGCGCGCTACGACCCCGCCGATCTCGACGGCCTCTGTCTCGCGGGTGCGGTGGCATGGGGCCGCCTCGAGACCGATCCGCCCCCGGAGGAGGACGCAGGTCCCCGGCGCGCCAAGGCACCGACGCGCGCGGCGCCGCTCGCCTTCGTGCTGCGCGAGGACCTTGCCTGGCTGCTGGCGCCGACCCACGGCGCAAGCGACCTGCCTTCGGCCGCGCGCGCCGTGCTCGCGCACCTGGAGCGGCACGGCGCCTCCTTCCTGGCGGACATCGCGCGCGGGGCGGGTCTCCTTCCCGCGGCCGCCGAGGAGGCCCTCTGGACGCTGGTCGCGCGCGGCCTCGTCACCGGCGACGGCACGGCGGGTCTCCGCACGCTCCTCAAGCCGGACAGCGAGCGGCGGCCGCGCCGCCTGCGCGCGGTGCGCGGCGGGCGGGCGCGGCTCGTTCCGGCCGGCCGCTGGGCGCTGCTGCGCGCCGGCTGCGAGGTGGGCGCCGACGCCGAGCCGATGCGCTTCGCGCGGCAGCTCTTGCGCCGCTGGGGTGTGGTGGTGCGCGAGCTCCTCGCGCGCGAGTCGCGCATGCCGTCGTGGCGCGTCGTGCTGGGCGCGCTGCGCACGCTCGAGGCGCGCGGCGAGATCCGCGGCGGCCGCTTCGTCGCGGGGCTCGTCGGCGAGCAGTTCGCGCTCCCCGAGGCGGTAGACGCCCTGCGCGCGGTCAGGCGGCGGGCGGAGGAGCCGGAGACCGTGGTCGTGGCCGCCGCGGACCCGCTCAACCTGGTGGGCGTCCTCGTGCCCGGCGCCCGCCTCTCGCCCATGGCGCACGAGGTGATCGCCTTCCGCGACGGCGCGGCGGTGGAGACCGGCGAGCTGGGCGGGGTGCTCAGCCGACTGGGGCGGCGCGCGAGGGGGTAGCGGGGCTCGCGGCCGGGTCACGTCCTGAATGGAAGCCGAGTGCCGAAGCTCGGTGCCGGTGTACTATCGTCCCGTGAGCAGTTGGAGGAGCGGCGGCATGATGACGGCCAGAAGCATCATCCCTCGGGCCTCTTGTCTGAACACGGCTCCACCGTAGTCGCGGGTGGCCTCCATCGCAACCGCGCGGCGACCGCTGTCCGTCAAGATGCATGCTCTCTCGGCGGAGCGCGGTTCAGGCGACTCGGCCCGCCCGGCGCCTCCCAAGCAGGCGATCGAACCGGCGGCTCGCTTCGAGGCCGAAGATCTGTTCCCCACACGCCTCGCAACGTTCATGCGGCACGGCTTCCACCACCTGCCGCCGCGCGCCGATGCGCAGCACGACATCCTCCGTCACGTGCGCGACGCGCTTCGCCCCGCACGTCGGACATGTCGCTCTGCGGCTAGGTCGCGAGCTTGGCCGAGACGAAGACATAGAAGACCTCCTGCCCGCCCTTCCGGCGGATCGTTCCCTTCGTGTAGACCCACGTCCCCGTGAAGGTCGGGCTCTCGATGACGTACAGACGCTCGCCCGCCCGGAGCCGCGCCGGCGACCGCGAGCGCAGGACCTTCTTGATCGCGTTGGCGTTCACGACCGATTCGAGCACGTCCTCGACCGTGAGGCCATCGCGGAGACGCTCCTCGGTCGCCTTGCGCGTGAACTCGACCCGTCGTGCCACGACAAGCCGCTTGATCCGGGTGAGGACATCCACTCGCCGGCATCGTAACT
This genomic stretch from Deltaproteobacteria bacterium harbors:
- a CDS encoding YgiT-type zinc finger protein, with amino-acid sequence MSSSRPSSRPSRRATCPTCGAKRVAHVTEDVVLRIGARRQVVEAVPHERCEACGEQIFGLEASRRFDRLLGRRRAGRVA